One window from the genome of Candidatus Aminicenantes bacterium encodes:
- the uvrC gene encoding excinuclease ABC subunit UvrC, whose amino-acid sequence MIDPSRLPHLPGCYIFRNSHGQPLYIGKARDLRQRVSNYFHSRNHGPRIRRMLDLARDVDAIVTHNEVEAFLLENTLIKKHQPRFNVDLKDAKTYAWLHITAETFPRIVTARRVQAGGEFFGPYVSGTARNEIRTTLNNIFGLRTCKRLPKRACLRKQMGTCCAPCAGEVSADDYAQRVRDARQVLKGRIRQLIPRLEARMNKAAAGMQYESALQLRNRIHSLQHTLERQQVQTARPHQADIIHSLTREGQTLIMRFGVRNGVLEGKEEFVFEAGDDAPEEFLSRYYASQPVPREIILSEDPGPGMREWLSRQRGGRVTVTVPQRGNKRRLLELVQLNLETTYFSGPDSLKELEELLGLDRPPLIMECFDISHLQGSDMVASMVRFRDGRPEPGAYRRFRIRNVSGINDPAAMDEVVTRRYSRLLREGSDLPDLVVVDGGLPQRNIAERAVQKLDLDLAVIALAKREESVYVPSRKSPLLLDHRRPALRLLQRLRDESHRFALAYHRRLRNQKMRS is encoded by the coding sequence ATGATTGATCCCTCGCGACTTCCCCATCTTCCAGGCTGTTACATATTTCGCAACTCCCACGGGCAACCGTTGTATATCGGCAAAGCCCGCGATCTGAGACAACGGGTATCGAACTACTTCCATTCCCGTAACCATGGGCCGAGGATCCGGCGCATGCTCGATCTGGCCCGCGATGTAGACGCAATAGTCACGCACAACGAAGTCGAAGCCTTCCTGTTGGAAAACACCCTGATCAAGAAACACCAGCCCCGCTTCAACGTGGACCTCAAGGACGCCAAGACCTACGCCTGGCTGCATATCACCGCCGAAACATTTCCCCGTATTGTGACGGCACGAAGAGTGCAGGCAGGAGGAGAGTTCTTCGGCCCCTATGTTTCCGGTACAGCGCGCAATGAAATCCGCACCACCCTCAACAACATCTTCGGCCTGCGCACCTGTAAAAGATTGCCCAAACGCGCCTGCCTGCGCAAACAGATGGGAACCTGTTGCGCTCCCTGCGCGGGGGAAGTAAGCGCCGATGATTACGCCCAACGTGTCCGGGATGCGCGCCAGGTATTGAAAGGCCGGATCCGGCAACTGATCCCCCGCCTGGAAGCCCGCATGAACAAAGCCGCGGCAGGCATGCAATACGAAAGCGCCCTGCAATTGCGCAACCGCATCCACTCGCTGCAGCATACCCTCGAGCGGCAGCAGGTTCAGACGGCGCGGCCGCATCAGGCGGATATCATCCACAGCCTGACCCGGGAAGGGCAAACACTCATCATGCGGTTCGGCGTGAGGAACGGCGTCCTGGAAGGCAAAGAAGAATTCGTTTTCGAGGCGGGAGATGATGCGCCGGAAGAATTTCTTTCACGATACTACGCGTCCCAACCGGTCCCCCGGGAAATCATCCTGTCCGAGGATCCGGGACCGGGTATGCGGGAATGGTTGTCTCGGCAACGGGGCGGCCGGGTGACCGTAACCGTCCCCCAAAGGGGAAACAAACGCCGCCTCCTGGAACTCGTACAATTAAACCTGGAGACAACCTACTTCAGCGGCCCGGACAGCCTGAAAGAGCTGGAGGAACTGCTGGGACTGGATCGACCCCCCCTGATCATGGAGTGTTTTGACATTTCCCACCTGCAGGGAAGTGATATGGTGGCTTCCATGGTGCGTTTCCGCGATGGCCGCCCGGAACCCGGCGCCTACCGGCGATTCCGTATCCGCAATGTCTCCGGTATCAACGACCCCGCAGCTATGGATGAAGTGGTAACCCGCCGCTACAGCCGCCTGCTGCGGGAAGGAAGCGATCTTCCCGACCTGGTGGTGGTGGACGGAGGCCTGCCCCAGCGCAACATCGCAGAGCGTGCCGTACAAAAACTGGATTTGGATCTGGCGGTAATCGCCCTGGCCAAGCGCGAGGAATCGGTGTATGTTCCCTCCCGAAAAAGCCCGCTCCTGCTGGATCACCGTCGTCCCGCCCTGCGCCTGCTGCAACGGCTGAGAGACGAGTCGCACAGGTTCGCCCTCGCCTATCACCGCAGGTTGCGCAATCAAAAGATGAGATCATGA